The proteins below are encoded in one region of Telopea speciosissima isolate NSW1024214 ecotype Mountain lineage chromosome 10, Tspe_v1, whole genome shotgun sequence:
- the LOC122643759 gene encoding vicilin-like antimicrobial peptides 2-1, with the protein MVINTKLCFLLFLLSFFFLSTTLSLAEGELDKEDQDQDNRRDLQRQYQECQQRCQRQDPRQQHQCQRRCQEQSERGRGGDLLNSHRRDPRGYEEEEEEEEQRDNPYYFDERSFTTKFRTEEGHVSLLESFSRRSELLRALENYCLELVEANPNAFVLPKHLDAEAIFLVVQGRGVINMVRHHNKESYTVNYGDVIRVPAGTTFYLVNRDNNERLRIAKFLFTESTPGHFREYFPAGAQNPESYLRTFSKEILQAALNTRTERIHKVLGQQREGVIIRATHDQIKELTRHASGSESRHWPIGRGSGHESRGPYNLFNRKSHISYSNNYGQSYEVRPEDYRELQNMDVSVCITNISQGSMMGPFFNTKSTKVVVVDSGEGYVEMACPHLSRRRGGRGGRHEEEEDVHYQLIRSRLSPRSTIVVPAGHPVVFVAFGNENLQLFAFGINAQDNHENFLAGKERNVLQQIESQALELAFAAPRKEVEQLLNSQDESVFFPGPRQQQHQSKDSTTKQALPSILDFVGF; encoded by the exons ATGGTAATCAACACGAAGTTatgtttccttctctttctcctttcgtTCTTCTTTCTGTCTACTACCTTGTCTCTGGCTGAAGGTGAACTTGACAAGGAAGATCAAGATCAAGATAACCGACGAGATCTACAAAGACAATACCAAGAATGCCAGCAGCGTTGCCAACGACAGGATCCACGTCAGCAGCACCAGTGCCAGAGAAGATGCCAAGAGCAGAGCGAACGTGGCCGAGGTGGTGATTTGTTGAACAGTCACAGACGAGACCCTCGCGGgtatgaggaggaggaagaagaagaggagcaaAGAGACAACCCTTATTACTTTGACGAACGAAGCTTTACTACAAAGTTTAGGACCGAAGAAGGCCATGTCTCGCTTCTAGAAAGCTTTTCTCGTAGGTCTGAGCTTCTACGTGCACTTGAAAACTATTGCTTGGAACTCGTTGAGGCCAACCCTAATGCTTTCGTGCTCCCCAAACATTTGGATGCAGAAGCCATTTTCTTGGTTGTACAAG GGAGAGGAGTAATCAACATGGTGCGACACCATAACAAGGAATCCTACACCGTCAATTATGGAGACGTAATCAGAGTCCCTGCTGGAACTACCTTCTACTTGGTCAACCGAGACAACAACGAAAGGCTTCGCATCGCCAAGTTCTTGTTTACCGAATCCACTCCGGGCCATTTCAGAGAATATTTTCCCGCTGGAGCCCAAAACCCAGAGTCATACCTCAGAACCTTCAGCAAGGAGATTCTCCAGGCTGCACTCAAC ACGCGAACGGAGAGGATCCATAAGGTGCTCGGACAGCAAAGGGAGGGAGTGATAATCAGGGCGACACATGACCAAATCAAGGAATTAACCCGACACGCTTCAGGTTCAGAGTCGCGACACTGGCCGATTGGGAGAGGCAGTGGCCATGAATCAAGGGGACCTTACAACCTGTTCAACAGAAAGTCCCATATCTCATACTCAAACAACTATGGCCAATCCTACGAGGTCAGACCCGAGGACTACAGGGAGCTCCAAAACATGGACGTATCGGTGTGTATTACCAACATCAGCCAAGGATCCATGATGGGTCCCTTCTTCAACACCAAGTCCACCAAAGTAGTGGTGGTGGACAGTGGAGAGGGATACGTGGAGATGGCCTGCCCACACCTATCAAGAAGACGAGGAGGACGAGGAGGAAGGCatgaagaggaagaggatgTACACTATCAACTGATCAGGTCACGTTTATCGCCGAGATCAACCATCGTAGTCCCAGCAGGTCATCCCGTGGTTTTCGTCGCTTTCGGAAATGAGAATCTACAGCTTTTTGCATTTGGAATCAATGCCCAGGACAACCATGAGAACTTCCTTGCAG ggaaagagaggaaCGTGCTGCAGCAGATAGAGAGCCAGGCGTTGGAGCTAGCGTTTGCAGCTCCAAGGAAGGAGGTAGAACAGTTACTTAACAGCCAAGATGAATCAGTCTTCTTTCCTGGGCCAAGGCAGCAACAACATCAATCGAAGGACTCGACCACGAAACAAGCTCTTCCCTCCATTCTGGACTTTGTTGGGTTctaa
- the LOC122643758 gene encoding vicilin Cor a 11.0101-like: protein MRATLSLRSTAGQATRTVEDLDPDPKNGTFFVRYSSTYPFKSHNVNALEREDPELQTCQHQCRHQERFDEREQRECEQRCEEYHKEKQWRQREREDEEEEEEEEQYEYNPYLFDEESWKTTIDEEEGRVRVLERFTKKSKLLRGIDNFRVSIYEANPRTFSVPNHWDAESVSFVTRGYGTISLVKHDNRETFNIKRGDILRIPAGTIVYLVNKDNHEKLQIIDFVHAFSVPGHFETFFGPGGEGNPESFFRAFNIEILTAAFSVCREKVERLFGQTKMGVFLRASEKQIRELTKHASSSEGGLWLFGGGNKSSGAFNLFDKKPSISNNYGKLHEVKPHEFKDLPKLDVGVSFVNISRGAMAGPYFNTRAVKVAVVVQGKGFFEMACPHEHQEGQWQREKESGPHYHKVRGNMSPGVVFVTLPGHPVVVVASNDENLQVVVFKINSEHNERIPVAGNENVIQQLEKEAKELSFGLPEKEVDEVFNNQRESYFFPGPHQRQRHGGGRASA, encoded by the exons ATGCGTGCCACCTTGTCTCTACGCAGCACGGCAGGACAGGCAACccgcaccgtagaagatctggatccagaTCCCAAAAATGGAACTTTTTTTGTCCGATACAGCAGTACATATCCTTTCAAGAGTCACAACGTCAATG CCTTGGAAAGAGAAGATCCAGAGCTTcagacatgccagcatcaatGCAGGCATCAAGAGCGTTTCGACgagagagaacagagagaaTGTGAGCAAAGGTGTGAAGAGTACCACAAGGAGAAACAATGGCGACAACGCGAacgagaagatgaagaagaagaagaagaagaagaacaatacgAGTATAACCCTTACTTGTTTGATGAGGAAAGCTGGAAGACTAccattgatgaagaagaaggcaGAGTTAGGGTTCTAGAAAGGTTTACCAAGAAATCGAAGCTCTTACGAGGGATTGATAATTTTAGGGTATCAATCTACGAGGCAAACCCTAGAACCTTCTCGGTGCCTAACCATTGGGATGCTGAGAGTGTCTCTTTCGTTACTAGAG GATATGGGACGATCAGCCTTGTGAAACATGATAATAGAGAGACGTTCAACATTAAACGTGGAGATATCTTAAGGATCCCTGCTGGTACTATTGTCTACTTGGTCAACAAAGACAATCATGAAAAGCTCCAAATCATAGATTTCGTCCATGCCTTCTCTGTTCCAGGTCACTTCGAG ACATTTTTCGGCCCAGGAGGCGAAGGAAACCCTGAATCGTTTTTCAGGGCATTCAACATTGAGATTCTCACTGCTGCTTTCAGTGTATGCA GGGAGAAGGTGGAGAGGTTGTTTGGGCAAACGAAGATGGGAGTGTTCTTGAGAGCTTCAGAGAAGCAGATAAGGGAATTGACCAAACACGCTTCGTCGTCGGAAGGTGGGCTGTGGCTTTTTGGAGGAGGAAACAAATCGAGTGGAGCCTTTAACCTGTTCGACAAAAAGCCCTCCATTTCCAACAATTACGGAAAGCTCCACGAGGTCAAGCCTCACGAGTTCAAGGATCTCCCGAAGCTCGATGTCGGGGTTTCCTTTGTCAACATCTCCCGT GGAGCAATGGCTGGACCGTATTTCAACACTAGGGCAGTGAAGGTAGCAGTGGTGGTGCAAGGTAAAGGGTTTTTCGAGATGGCGTGTCCGCACGAACATCAAGAGGGGCAGTGgcagagggagaaggagagtgGGCCCCATTATCACAAAGTTAGGGGAAACATGTCGCCTGGTGTGGTGTTTGTTACACTGCCAGGTCACCCCGTGGTGGTGGTAGCATCGAATGATGAGAATCTCCAAGTCGTCGTCTTTAAGATCAACTCTGAACATAACGAGAGGATACCGGTTGCAGGGAACGAAAACGTAATACAACAGTTGGAGAAGGAAGCCAAGGAATTGTCCTTCGGATTGCCAGAGAAAGAGGTAGATGAGGTTTTTAACAATCAAAGGGAATCTTACTTTTTCCCTGGGCCCCACCAGAGACAGAGACATGGTGGTGGTCGTGCTTCTGCGTGA